From Lolium perenne isolate Kyuss_39 chromosome 5, Kyuss_2.0, whole genome shotgun sequence, a single genomic window includes:
- the LOC127298877 gene encoding disease resistance protein RPM1 isoform X1, giving the protein MAEAAILLAVSKIGAVIVNDAVSAVVEKLSRKAENLRELPGKVKRIDDELMMISGVIKGQGTTQLSNDAIKTWISLVRKLAYRVEDFIDKYLYEALKLKEQGFLRKYIVMGNHHYKVFSQIAKEVEEIEKDIKHVGEMRSNWTNPVHPIKNEHADIDIRRNGRCFPELINDDDLVGIDENRSKLTEWLTIDDKEHTLITVSGMGGLGKTTLVKNVYDRESAKFPDAHAWIVVSQAYDVVDLLGTVLSKISHTQQPQPPLPVNTRARPDFYELAEAIKKILQDKKCLIVLDDVWDKQAYTKLQSTFQGLQGSRVVITTRIDDVAALALEGRRLQLQPLDMEESFNLFCRRAFHNRVGHNCPQALDEVARSVVKRCHGLPLAIVSAGSLLSTRQIDQHAWKQVYNHLRSKLHANNHVQEILQLSYHDMPGDLRNCFLYCSMFPEDYPISGESLVRLWVAEGFAVKTDNSTPEEVAEGNLMELIGRNMLEVVERDELNRVRICKMHDIVRDLALVVAREERFGTASDQAEMSRMDKEVRRLSACGWKKSTAMVASAAVEFPHLRTMISLEAPQSSTNMISSVLTGSSYLTVLELQDSEINQVPETIGDLFNLRYIGLRRTKVRSLPKSIEKLSNLQTLDIKQTKIEKLPPAIVKVEKLRHLLADRFADENRTEFRYFVGVEAPKGISKLEELQTLETVQASKDLPVQLKKMNKLQTLWIDNISGADCQNLFSTLSAMPHLSSLLLSACDENEILCFESLKPVSNEFRKLIVRGGWADGILKSPIFQGNGKYLKYLALSWCNLGKEDPLQILASHVPALTYLSLNTVSSADTLVVSAGSFAELKTLVLKRMLNVKKIVIEKNALPRIEGIYIVSLSGLSMVPSGIEYLGSLKKLWLRGLHKDFKAEWALMENYMKHVPDIRT; this is encoded by the coding sequence ATGGCGGAGGCGGCTATACTCCTTGCGGTGTCAAAAATTGGGGCAGTTATAGTAAATGACGCTGTCTCGGCTGTGGTAGAGAAGCTGTCCAGGAAGGCAGAAAATCTACGTGAACTGCCAGGAAAGGTCAAAAGAATTGACGATGAGCTGATGATGATAAGTGGTGTGATAAAAGGTCAGGGCACAACACAACTGAGCAACGATGCCATCAAGACTTGGATTTCATTGGTGAGGAAGCTAGCCTACCGAGTTGAGGATTTTATTGACAAGTACTTGTATGAGGCCCTTAAACTCAAGGAACAAGGCTTCCTACGTAAGTACATCGTCATGGGAAATCACCATTATAAGGTTTTCAGTCAAATTGCCAAGGAAGTTGAAGAGATTGAGAAGGATATCAAGCATGTCGGAGAAATGCGTAGCAATTGGACTAACCCAGTCCATCCCATTAAGAATGAGCATGCGGACATTGATATCCGCAGGAATGGACGCTGCTTTCCCGAGCTCATCAACGATGACGATCTTGTGGGGATTGATGAGAACAGGAGCAAGTTGACTGAATGGCTAACCATCGATGACAAGGAACACACGTTAATAACAGTGTCTGGTATGGGAGGTTTGGGAAAAACCACACTAGTGAAAAATGTGTATGATCGGGAGAGTGCCAAATTCCCTGATGCCCATGCTTGGATTGTGGTGTCACAAGCATATGATGTGGTTGATCTGCTGGGGACAGTGCTCAGCAAGATAAGTCATACACAACAGCCACAGCCACCACTACCAGTCAACACTCGCGCCAGGCCTGACTTCTATGAGCTAGCAGAGGCAATAAAAAAGATACTGCAAGACAAGAAATGCTTGATCGTGCTGGATGATGTGTGGGACAAACAAGCATACACTAAGTTGCAGAGCACATTCCAGGGCCTCCAAGGAAGCCGTGTAGTGATCACAACACGGATTGATGATGTGGCAGCTCTTGCTCTAGAGGGACGTCGCCTGCAACTCCAGCCTTTGGACATGGAAGAATCATTCAACCTCTTTTGCAGAAGGGCTTTTCACAACAGAGTGGGCCACAATTGCCCTCAAGCGCTTGATGAGGTGGCTCGTTCTGTAGTAAAGAGGTGCCATGGCCTGCCATTAGCGATTGTATCTGCCGGCAGCCTATTGTCGACGAGACAAATAGATCAACATGCCTGGAAGCAGGTGTACAACCACCTTCGGAGCAAGCTGCACGCAAATAACCATGTCCAGGAGATACTTCAGCTGAGTTACCATGATATGCCAGGTGATCTCAGGAATTGCTTCCTGTATTGCAGCATGTTTCCTGAGGACTACCCCATCTCGGGAGAGAGTCTTGTCCGGCTGTGGGTTGCGGAAGGATTTGCAGTGAAGACAGATAACAGCACACCTGAGGAAGTGGCCGAGGGAAATCTCATGGAACTCATTGGCCGGAATATGTTGGAAGTTGTGGAGAGAGATGAGCTCAACAGGGTTAGGATCTGTAAGATGCATGACATTGTCCGAGACCTAGCTCTTGTTGTTGCTAGAGAGGAGCGGTTTGGCACCGCGAGTGATCAGGCTGAAATGTCCCGCATGGATAAAGAAGTCCGCCGGCTATCAGCATGTGGTTGGAAAAAAAGCACAGCGATGGTAGCGTCAGCGGCGGTGGAGTTCCCACACCTCCGGACAATGATCTCACTTGAAGCACCTCAATCCTCCACCAACATGATTTCCTCAGTTTTGACTGGATCCAGCTACCTTACTGTTCTTGAGCTGCAAGATTCTGAAATCAACCAAGTCCCGGAAACCATAGGGGATTTGTTCAACCTCCGCTATATCGGCTTAAGGCGCACCAAGGTCCGGTCACTTCCAAAGTCTATTGAGAAGCTCTCAAACCTCCAGACACTAGACATTAAGCAAACAAAGATAGAGAAGCTGCCGCCAgcaattgtaaaggtggagaagctACGGCACCTTTTGGCTGACAGGTTTGCTGATGAGAACCGGACAGAGTTCCGCTACTTCGTCGGCGTGGAAGCACCTAAAGGGATATCCAAGTTGGAAGAACTGCAGACTCTTGAGACCGTCCAGGCAAGCAAGGACTTGCCCGTGCAGCTGAAGAAAATGAATAAACTGCAGACTCTGTGGATTGACAACATCAGTGGTGCTGACTGCCAAAACCTTTTCTCTACCCTGTCGGCCATGCCCCATCTTTCCAGCCTACTTCTTTCTGCATGTGATGAGAATGAGATACTTTGTTTCGAATCCCTAAAGCCAGTATCTAATGAATTCCGCAAACTAATTGTCAGGGGCGGCTGGGCCGATGGGATACTCAAGTCCCCGATATTCCAGGGGAACGGAAAGTATCTCAAGTATCTAGCTCTAAGTTGGTGCAACCTTGGAAAAGAAGATCCGTTGCAGATATTGGCATCTCATGTGCCAGCTCTGACCTACCTTAGTCTTAACACGGTGAGTAGTGCAGACACTTTGGTTGTTTCTGCAGGGAGCTTTGCAGAGCTCAAGACACTTGTCTTGAAGCGCATGCTGAATGTCAAGAAG
- the LOC127298877 gene encoding disease resistance protein RPM1 isoform X2 yields the protein MAEAAILLAVSKIGAVIVNDAVSAVVEKLSRKAENLRELPGKVKRIDDELMMISGVIKGQGTTQLSNDAIKTWISLVRKLAYRVEDFIDKYLYEALKLKEQGFLRKYIVMGNHHYKVFSQIAKEVEEIEKDIKHVGEMRSNWTNPVHPIKNEHADIDIRRNGRCFPELINDDDLVGIDENRSKLTEWLTIDDKEHTLITVSGMGGLGKTTLVKNVYDRESAKFPDAHAWIVVSQAYDVVDLLGTVLSKISHTQQPQPPLPVNTRARPDFYELAEAIKKILQDKKCLIVLDDVWDKQAYTKLQSTFQGLQGSRVVITTRIDDVAALALEGRRLQLQPLDMEESFNLFCRRAFHNRVGHNCPQALDEVARSVVKRCHGLPLAIVSAGSLLSTRQIDQHAWKQVYNHLRSKLHANNHVQEILQLSYHDMPGDLRNCFLYCSMFPEDYPISGESLVRLWVAEGFAVKTDNSTPEEVAEGNLMELIGRNMLEVVERDELNRVRICKMHDIVRDLALVVAREERFGTASDQAEMSRMDKEVRRLSACGWKKSTAMVASAAVEFPHLRTMISLEAPQSSTNMISSVLTGSSYLTVLELQDSEINQVPETIGDLFNLRYIGLRRTKVRSLPKSIEKLSNLQTLDIKQTKIEKLPPAIVKVEKLRHLLADRFADENRTEFRYFVGVEAPKGISKLEELQTLETVQASKDLPVQLKKMNKLQTLWIDNISGADCQNLFSTLSAMPHLSSLLLSACDENEILCFESLKPVSNEFRKLIVRGGWADGILKSPIFQGNGKYLKYLALSWCNLGKEDPLQILASHVPALTYLSLNTVSTSCRSRG from the coding sequence ATGGCGGAGGCGGCTATACTCCTTGCGGTGTCAAAAATTGGGGCAGTTATAGTAAATGACGCTGTCTCGGCTGTGGTAGAGAAGCTGTCCAGGAAGGCAGAAAATCTACGTGAACTGCCAGGAAAGGTCAAAAGAATTGACGATGAGCTGATGATGATAAGTGGTGTGATAAAAGGTCAGGGCACAACACAACTGAGCAACGATGCCATCAAGACTTGGATTTCATTGGTGAGGAAGCTAGCCTACCGAGTTGAGGATTTTATTGACAAGTACTTGTATGAGGCCCTTAAACTCAAGGAACAAGGCTTCCTACGTAAGTACATCGTCATGGGAAATCACCATTATAAGGTTTTCAGTCAAATTGCCAAGGAAGTTGAAGAGATTGAGAAGGATATCAAGCATGTCGGAGAAATGCGTAGCAATTGGACTAACCCAGTCCATCCCATTAAGAATGAGCATGCGGACATTGATATCCGCAGGAATGGACGCTGCTTTCCCGAGCTCATCAACGATGACGATCTTGTGGGGATTGATGAGAACAGGAGCAAGTTGACTGAATGGCTAACCATCGATGACAAGGAACACACGTTAATAACAGTGTCTGGTATGGGAGGTTTGGGAAAAACCACACTAGTGAAAAATGTGTATGATCGGGAGAGTGCCAAATTCCCTGATGCCCATGCTTGGATTGTGGTGTCACAAGCATATGATGTGGTTGATCTGCTGGGGACAGTGCTCAGCAAGATAAGTCATACACAACAGCCACAGCCACCACTACCAGTCAACACTCGCGCCAGGCCTGACTTCTATGAGCTAGCAGAGGCAATAAAAAAGATACTGCAAGACAAGAAATGCTTGATCGTGCTGGATGATGTGTGGGACAAACAAGCATACACTAAGTTGCAGAGCACATTCCAGGGCCTCCAAGGAAGCCGTGTAGTGATCACAACACGGATTGATGATGTGGCAGCTCTTGCTCTAGAGGGACGTCGCCTGCAACTCCAGCCTTTGGACATGGAAGAATCATTCAACCTCTTTTGCAGAAGGGCTTTTCACAACAGAGTGGGCCACAATTGCCCTCAAGCGCTTGATGAGGTGGCTCGTTCTGTAGTAAAGAGGTGCCATGGCCTGCCATTAGCGATTGTATCTGCCGGCAGCCTATTGTCGACGAGACAAATAGATCAACATGCCTGGAAGCAGGTGTACAACCACCTTCGGAGCAAGCTGCACGCAAATAACCATGTCCAGGAGATACTTCAGCTGAGTTACCATGATATGCCAGGTGATCTCAGGAATTGCTTCCTGTATTGCAGCATGTTTCCTGAGGACTACCCCATCTCGGGAGAGAGTCTTGTCCGGCTGTGGGTTGCGGAAGGATTTGCAGTGAAGACAGATAACAGCACACCTGAGGAAGTGGCCGAGGGAAATCTCATGGAACTCATTGGCCGGAATATGTTGGAAGTTGTGGAGAGAGATGAGCTCAACAGGGTTAGGATCTGTAAGATGCATGACATTGTCCGAGACCTAGCTCTTGTTGTTGCTAGAGAGGAGCGGTTTGGCACCGCGAGTGATCAGGCTGAAATGTCCCGCATGGATAAAGAAGTCCGCCGGCTATCAGCATGTGGTTGGAAAAAAAGCACAGCGATGGTAGCGTCAGCGGCGGTGGAGTTCCCACACCTCCGGACAATGATCTCACTTGAAGCACCTCAATCCTCCACCAACATGATTTCCTCAGTTTTGACTGGATCCAGCTACCTTACTGTTCTTGAGCTGCAAGATTCTGAAATCAACCAAGTCCCGGAAACCATAGGGGATTTGTTCAACCTCCGCTATATCGGCTTAAGGCGCACCAAGGTCCGGTCACTTCCAAAGTCTATTGAGAAGCTCTCAAACCTCCAGACACTAGACATTAAGCAAACAAAGATAGAGAAGCTGCCGCCAgcaattgtaaaggtggagaagctACGGCACCTTTTGGCTGACAGGTTTGCTGATGAGAACCGGACAGAGTTCCGCTACTTCGTCGGCGTGGAAGCACCTAAAGGGATATCCAAGTTGGAAGAACTGCAGACTCTTGAGACCGTCCAGGCAAGCAAGGACTTGCCCGTGCAGCTGAAGAAAATGAATAAACTGCAGACTCTGTGGATTGACAACATCAGTGGTGCTGACTGCCAAAACCTTTTCTCTACCCTGTCGGCCATGCCCCATCTTTCCAGCCTACTTCTTTCTGCATGTGATGAGAATGAGATACTTTGTTTCGAATCCCTAAAGCCAGTATCTAATGAATTCCGCAAACTAATTGTCAGGGGCGGCTGGGCCGATGGGATACTCAAGTCCCCGATATTCCAGGGGAACGGAAAGTATCTCAAGTATCTAGCTCTAAGTTGGTGCAACCTTGGAAAAGAAGATCCGTTGCAGATATTGGCATCTCATGTGCCAGCTCTGACCTACCTTAGTCTTAACACG